A genomic stretch from Deltaproteobacteria bacterium includes:
- the tsaE gene encoding tRNA (adenosine(37)-N6)-threonylcarbamoyltransferase complex ATPase subunit type 1 TsaE encodes MTNQKSKIFETNSVEETKKLAKKLAVDLAPGSILALVGDLGSGKTSFVQGLAEGLNISEKIPVSSPTFVLIHEYPGGRLPLYHFDFYRLKNKEEAFGLGLEEYFEGDGITVVEWADRFKELFPETTQWVHFKIIGEEKREIS; translated from the coding sequence ATGACAAATCAAAAATCAAAAATTTTTGAAACAAACTCTGTTGAAGAAACCAAAAAACTTGCAAAAAAGTTGGCGGTGGATTTAGCGCCCGGCTCCATTTTGGCATTGGTGGGTGATTTGGGAAGTGGGAAAACCAGTTTTGTTCAGGGGTTGGCGGAGGGACTAAACATTTCAGAAAAAATTCCTGTTTCCTCTCCAACATTTGTTTTGATCCACGAATATCCGGGCGGAAGACTTCCCTTGTATCATTTTGATTTTTATCGTTTGAAAAACAAAGAAGAAGCTTTTGGATTGGGGCTTGAAGAATATTTTGAGGGAGATGGTATCACCGTGGTGGAGTGGGCCGATCGTTTTAAGGAACTATTTCCCGAAACAACCCAGTGGGTGCATTTCAAAATTATCGGGGAAGAGAAAAGAGAAATTAGTTAA